The Nicotiana tomentosiformis chromosome 2, ASM39032v3, whole genome shotgun sequence genome includes the window gttgggtgagaacttccccttggcttcatcctgatgtgaattgccttggtctgacttttttgttgaaagctcttacAATTATGttctgatagagttgaccatgacatatTGCATTCATTCTCTTCCCATCAATGATAGCCAGTTGTTCATAGCGGCTCTgtacccattctgcatcgctgagctcggcttcttgtataattctcaaAAAAGGTATTTCTACTTCAGCAGGAATAATtgcttcagtgccataaaccaataggTAAGTATTTTCCCCAGTTGAAGTGTGAACCGTGGTACGACACCCGAGCAGAGCAAATGGCAACTTCTCGTGCCATTTCTTGTAATAGGTAAGGATTTGCCCCagttgatgttcttgttggcggcctcTACAGCTCCTTTCATTTGCAGCCTGTATGCCGTGGAATTCTTATGCCTGATCTTGAAAGTTTCTTACATGGCCttcattaggtcactgttgagattggtggAATTGTCGGTAATCTTCTTAGTTACGCTtttgtaagatgcggcttcaacccattttgtgaaataatctatggccactagaatgaacctatgcccatttgaagcagcgggttcgattgggccgatgacatccatgccccaagcggagaaaggccagggCACACTTGTTGcgttgagttcattgggtggcactcgtatcatatcaacatgtatctggcattggtgacacttctgcATATAtgtgatgcagtctgtttccatagtcatccagaaataccatgCTCTTAGTATTTTCTTTGCTAAGACGAagccattcatgtgcggtccgcaagttccggcatgtatctgCTCGAGCAATATGGATGCTTCTTTGGCATCGACGCACCGTAGTAACCCCaagtcaggagtccttctatacaagATTCATCCATTTTGAAAGAAGTGGTTGGCTAATCTTCGAAGTGTGCATTTCTGAGTATGGGTGGCGTGCTCTGGATATTCTCCCTTTGccaaatattccttgatgtcgTAGAACCACGAGTTTCCATCGCTcacttcttcaacatgagcacaataagctggctgttTATGGATTCCTATTTGGATATGAttaatgaaattcttgtctggatgttgtatcatggaagacaaagtgTCTAATGCATCTGCGAACGCATTCTGAACCCTCGAAACATGCTTGAATTCTATCTTGCTGAACCTtttgatcagctcttgtacacagtgcaaatatggcaatattttggtgttctttgtagcccattctcctaaaacCTGATGCACCAACATATCGGAATCTCCAATTACCAGTAGCTCTtgaacattcatgtcaatggccaacctgagtcccaagataTAAGCcttatattctgccatattgttggtgtatggaaacctgagttttgcagataccggatagtgttggccGGTTTTTGATACCAAAACTGCTTtgatacctactcctttgaagttttctGCTTCGTCAAAGAACATTCTCCAAACATCAAATGCTTTGGTGATATCTTCTCCCACGAACGACACAACCTCATCGGGAAAATATgtcttcaatggttcgtattctccgtctacgagattttctgccagatgatctgccaatgcttgtcctttgatcgccttctgagttacatagacgatGTCAAACTCGCTTAGCAATATtttccactttgctaacttacccgtaggcatgggctTCCAAAAGATAGATTTCaatggatccatccttgatatgggCTATGTAGTGTATGCACATAAATAATGCCTCAATTTATGAGCTGTCCATGTCAAAGCACACCAAGTGCATTCCAACAAAGAGTACTAGGCTTCATAGGGCATGAATTTCTTTCTCATATAGTATATTGCCTACTCCTTTCTTCTAGTTTTATCATGTTATCCCAAAACGCAACCAAAAACTCCGTCAAATACAGACAAATAAAGCAGCAGTGATCTTCCCGGCTCTGGTGGGACCAGAACGGGTGATTTGGAtagatactccttgattttgtcgaagtcTTTATGGCATTCTTTAGTCCAACTTCTTGTGGCCtctttcctcagcattttgaagatcggctcacatatcactgttgattgtgctatgaagtgACTGATATAATTGAGACACCCTAAAAagctcatcacatccttcttatTCTCTGACGATGGCAAGTCTTGGATTGCTTTGACTTTTGATGTGTCCAACTCAATCCCTCTgcgactgacgatgaatcctaacaattTTCCGGCAGGGACTCTGAAAGCACAgtttgcgggattcaatttcagATTATACTTTCGAAGCCGATTGAAGGATTTCCTCAGATCCGCTATGTGGTCCGTactcct containing:
- the LOC138904751 gene encoding uncharacterized protein, translated to METDCITYMQKCHQCQIHVDMIRVPPNELNATSVPWPFSAWGMDVIGPIEPAASNGHRFILVAIDYFTKWVEAASYKSAANERSCRGRQQEHQLGQILTYYKKWHEKLPFALLGCRTTVHTSTGENTYLLVYGTEAIIPAEVEIPFLRIIQEAELSDAEWVQSRYEQLAIIDGKRMNAICHGQLYQNIIVRAFNKKVRPRQFTSG
- the LOC138904752 gene encoding uncharacterized protein, which codes for MDPLKSIFWKPMPTGKLAKWKILLSEFDIVYVTQKAIKGQALADHLAENLVDGEYEPLKTYFPDEVVSFVGEDITKAFDVWRMFFDEAENFKGVGIKAVLVSKTGQHYPVSAKLRFPYTNNMAEYKAYILGLRLAIDMNVQELLVIGDSDMLVHQVLGEWATKNTKILPYLHCVQELIKRFSKIEFKHVSRVQNAFADALDTLSSMIQHPDKNFINHIQIGIHKQPAYCAHVEEVSDGNSWFYDIKEYLAKGEYPEHATHTQKCTLRRLANHFFQNG